The Saxibacter everestensis genome has a window encoding:
- a CDS encoding response regulator transcription factor: MRVLVVEDEPYMAEAISAGLRLEAIAADIAGDGDTALELLSINAYDIAVLDRDIPGPSGDEVAESIVASGSGMPILMLTAADRLDDKASGFELGADDYLTKPFDLQELVLRLRALDRRRAHSRPPVREIAGLRLDPFRREVYRDGRYVALTRKQFAVLEVLVAAEGGVVSAEELLERAWDENADPFTNAVRITVSALRKRLREPWIIATVPGVGYRIDPAPGTAAEGADSG; this comes from the coding sequence ATGCGTGTGTTGGTCGTCGAGGATGAGCCCTACATGGCGGAGGCCATCAGTGCCGGGCTGCGCCTGGAAGCGATCGCGGCCGACATCGCCGGTGACGGCGACACAGCTCTGGAGCTGCTGAGCATCAACGCATACGATATCGCCGTCCTCGACCGCGACATCCCCGGTCCCTCCGGCGACGAGGTAGCCGAAAGCATCGTCGCCTCCGGCAGCGGCATGCCGATCCTGATGCTCACTGCTGCCGACCGGCTCGACGACAAAGCCTCCGGGTTCGAGCTTGGCGCCGATGACTACCTCACCAAGCCGTTCGACCTCCAAGAGCTCGTGCTTCGGCTCAGAGCACTCGATCGCAGGCGCGCCCACAGCAGGCCGCCCGTGCGGGAGATCGCGGGCCTCCGGCTGGACCCGTTCCGTCGCGAGGTCTACCGCGACGGACGCTACGTCGCTCTCACCCGAAAGCAGTTCGCCGTGCTCGAAGTCCTCGTCGCCGCCGAAGGCGGTGTGGTCAGCGCCGAAGAACTACTGGAACGAGCGTGGGACGAGAACGCCGACCCGTTCACCAACGCCGTACGCATCACAGTCTCCGCATTGCGCAAACGGCTCCGTGAACCCTGGATCATCGCCACTGTGCCCGGCGTCGGCTATCGCATCGACCCGGCACCCGGCACCGCAGCTGAGGGAGCAGACAGTGGATAG
- a CDS encoding M15 family metallopeptidase: MSQITTRRPSSRKAFRSTALGLVLLAAAVIGTFLYQSASSSAPSSSDVLRGDHGGTTAEADGAVTEDDGTLPGGVTVFSDEYAGVANLDADLLQAMREAAAAAADDGIDFYVNSGWRSAEYQNQLLSEAISRYGSEEEAARWVATAGTSLHVSGDAVDIGRSDATAWLSEHGAEYGLCRIYRNEPWHFELRPEAIDHRCPRMYADPTHDPRMQQ; this comes from the coding sequence ATGAGTCAAATCACCACGAGACGGCCATCGTCCCGCAAGGCTTTCAGGTCCACCGCCCTCGGCCTGGTCCTCCTCGCCGCTGCGGTCATCGGAACCTTCCTCTATCAGTCAGCATCGTCATCTGCTCCCTCGTCAAGCGATGTACTTCGCGGTGACCACGGCGGCACGACCGCCGAGGCTGACGGTGCCGTCACCGAGGATGATGGCACCCTCCCCGGCGGCGTGACGGTGTTTTCGGACGAGTACGCCGGCGTAGCCAACCTCGACGCCGATCTGCTCCAGGCAATGCGCGAAGCGGCGGCGGCTGCCGCTGACGACGGCATCGACTTCTACGTCAACAGCGGATGGCGCTCCGCCGAGTACCAGAATCAGCTTCTCAGCGAGGCGATCTCCCGGTACGGCTCGGAGGAGGAAGCAGCCCGTTGGGTCGCCACCGCTGGGACGTCTCTTCACGTTTCCGGAGATGCCGTCGACATCGGGCGCTCCGATGCCACGGCGTGGCTGTCGGAACACGGTGCCGAATACGGGCTGTGCCGGATCTACCGCAACGAACCATGGCACTTCGAACTACGCCCCGAAGCCATCGATCACCGTTGCCCGCGCATGTATGCCGACCCCACACACGACCCGAGGATGCAGCAGTGA
- the pstB gene encoding phosphate ABC transporter ATP-binding protein PstB produces the protein MSKRIDIKDLNVYYGDFLAVQDVSLRIEPRSVTAFIGPSGCGKSTFLRTLNRMHEVIPGARVEGSVLMDGDDLYGPGVDPVNVRRQVGMVFQRANPFPTMSIKENVLAGVKLNDRRISASAANELAERALRGANLWEEVKDRLDKPGSGLSGGQQQRLCIARAIAVQPEVILMDEPCSALDPISTLAIEDLINDLKNDYTVVIVTHNMQQAARVSDRTAFFNIAGTGKPGRLIEYNDTDKMFSRPEVQATEDYVSGRFG, from the coding sequence ATGTCCAAGCGCATCGACATCAAAGATCTCAATGTCTACTACGGCGATTTTCTGGCCGTGCAGGATGTATCGCTGCGGATCGAACCTCGCAGCGTCACCGCGTTCATCGGCCCTTCCGGCTGCGGCAAGTCCACCTTCCTGCGCACCTTGAACCGGATGCACGAAGTCATCCCGGGCGCACGCGTCGAGGGTTCGGTGCTGATGGATGGCGACGACCTCTATGGGCCGGGAGTCGACCCGGTCAACGTTCGACGCCAGGTCGGTATGGTGTTCCAGCGCGCGAACCCGTTCCCGACCATGTCAATCAAGGAGAACGTGCTGGCCGGGGTGAAGCTCAACGACCGGCGCATCTCGGCATCCGCCGCGAATGAGCTAGCCGAGCGCGCGCTCCGTGGCGCGAATCTGTGGGAAGAGGTCAAAGATCGGCTGGATAAGCCCGGCTCGGGTCTTTCCGGCGGCCAGCAGCAGCGCCTCTGCATCGCGCGAGCCATCGCGGTACAGCCAGAGGTGATTCTGATGGACGAGCCCTGCTCGGCTCTGGATCCGATTTCCACCCTTGCCATCGAGGACCTGATCAACGATCTGAAGAACGACTACACCGTCGTCATCGTCACCCACAATATGCAGCAGGCGGCGCGGGTTTCCGACAGAACAGCGTTTTTCAACATCGCCGGCACGGGCAAGCCGGGACGGCTGATCGAGTACAACGACACCGACAAGATGTTCTCCCGGCCCGAGGTCCAGGCCACCGAGGATTACGTCTCCGGCCGCTTCGGCTAA
- the pstA gene encoding phosphate ABC transporter permease PstA translates to MAQPPKLGSLTDNAADSTSVASDISTETDARTASGSSAAGTAARAASGPTSAAGPASGLSAGTPSGPTGGRSKRSRGNGLTSNQLPKYAPWAIGAASVGVAGAVVAAVGFHLIGWAVLSAALYTIAMPVTSAIVEGRRKAIDRLATTLITGAFIVALIPLISLIWTVLVNGLPHLSGRFFLTSMNGMKGSIDLETTQGGPLIGGIYHAILGTLLITGLATLISVPIGLLTSIYLVEYGRNNRLSRAITFFVDVMTGIPSIVAGLFAYALFSLIIGPGTKTGGVAAIALSVLMIPLIVRSAEEMLRLVPMELREAAYALGVPKWKTILKIVIPTSISGIVSGVTIAIARVIGETAPLVVTAGFAAGINNNVFQGWMTSLPVFIYNQVMRPLSPKAIDPSYDRAWAAALVLVIIVMLLSLIARLVARIFAPKAGR, encoded by the coding sequence ATGGCCCAGCCACCGAAACTCGGCTCGCTGACCGACAACGCAGCTGATTCCACGTCCGTTGCTTCAGATATCTCGACCGAAACTGATGCCCGCACGGCTAGCGGCTCCTCGGCAGCCGGCACTGCGGCCCGGGCGGCTTCAGGGCCGACATCCGCGGCGGGGCCGGCTTCGGGCCTGTCAGCCGGGACGCCTTCCGGGCCCACAGGCGGCCGATCGAAGCGTTCCCGCGGAAATGGCCTGACCTCCAACCAATTGCCCAAGTACGCGCCTTGGGCGATCGGCGCGGCATCCGTCGGCGTAGCTGGCGCGGTTGTAGCGGCGGTCGGTTTCCACCTGATCGGCTGGGCCGTGCTCTCCGCAGCGCTCTACACCATCGCGATGCCGGTGACGTCGGCCATCGTCGAAGGTCGCCGGAAGGCGATCGACCGGCTGGCCACAACCCTGATCACCGGCGCCTTCATTGTGGCCCTGATACCGCTGATCTCCCTGATCTGGACCGTGCTGGTCAACGGGCTCCCGCACCTTTCCGGCCGGTTCTTCCTCACCTCGATGAATGGGATGAAGGGGTCGATCGACCTCGAGACCACGCAGGGCGGTCCGTTGATCGGCGGCATCTACCATGCGATCCTCGGCACCCTGCTGATCACCGGCCTCGCGACGCTGATCTCGGTTCCGATCGGGCTGCTGACGTCTATCTACCTGGTCGAGTATGGCCGGAACAACAGGCTCTCCCGGGCGATCACGTTCTTCGTCGATGTTATGACCGGTATCCCTTCGATCGTGGCCGGCCTCTTCGCCTACGCCTTGTTCTCGCTCATCATCGGGCCGGGGACGAAAACGGGCGGGGTCGCCGCCATCGCGCTCTCGGTGTTGATGATTCCGTTGATCGTCCGGTCCGCCGAGGAGATGCTGCGGCTGGTGCCGATGGAATTGCGGGAAGCCGCCTACGCGCTTGGCGTACCGAAGTGGAAGACCATCCTGAAGATCGTCATTCCGACCTCGATCTCCGGGATAGTCTCCGGCGTGACGATAGCCATCGCGCGGGTGATCGGCGAAACGGCGCCGCTCGTCGTCACGGCGGGCTTCGCCGCTGGAATCAACAACAATGTCTTCCAGGGCTGGATGACATCGCTGCCGGTGTTCATTTATAACCAGGTGATGCGTCCGTTGTCGCCGAAGGCGATCGACCCCAGCTACGACCGGGCCTGGGCAGCGGCCCTCGTCCTCGTCATCATCGTGATGCTGCTTAGCCTGATCGCCCGGCTGGTCGCCCGAATTTTTGCGCCGAAGGCCGGCCGTTGA
- the pstC gene encoding phosphate ABC transporter permease subunit PstC has product MTQSATAHHPPAKAVKRPGDRIFTGGTLAAGILILVVLAGVAAFLFKEALPTFTADPAEISGGAGFWSYVWPLVVGTLIASAIALVIATPLSIGIALYISHFASRKLAQPLGYVIDLLAAIPSVVYGLWGIWLATVIRPIFDWLSTYLGFIPIFAGPASSTGRTMLTAGIVLAVMILPIITSLSREVFLQTPKLHEEAALALGATRWEMVRMAVLPFGRSGVTSAIMLGLGRALGETMAVAMILSPGALIASLVQSGNQTIAAEIALDFPEAAGLRLSTLVAAGLVLFIITLLVNMVARSIVARSAIKGGR; this is encoded by the coding sequence GTGACGCAGAGCGCAACAGCTCATCACCCGCCGGCCAAGGCGGTGAAGCGCCCGGGTGACCGCATCTTCACCGGGGGCACTCTCGCCGCCGGCATCCTGATTCTCGTTGTCCTCGCCGGAGTCGCGGCCTTCCTGTTCAAGGAAGCGCTTCCGACGTTCACCGCCGATCCGGCCGAGATCAGTGGCGGCGCAGGTTTCTGGAGCTATGTCTGGCCGCTCGTGGTTGGCACGCTTATTGCTTCGGCGATAGCCCTGGTCATTGCTACGCCGCTGTCGATCGGCATCGCGCTCTACATCTCGCATTTTGCCTCCCGCAAGCTGGCTCAGCCACTCGGCTACGTCATCGACCTGCTGGCCGCCATCCCCAGCGTGGTCTACGGCCTGTGGGGCATCTGGCTCGCGACGGTGATCCGGCCGATCTTCGACTGGCTCAGCACCTACCTCGGCTTCATTCCGATTTTTGCCGGTCCGGCGTCGAGCACCGGTCGCACCATGCTGACGGCCGGCATCGTGCTGGCAGTGATGATTCTGCCGATCATCACGTCACTGTCCCGCGAGGTCTTCCTGCAGACGCCGAAGCTGCACGAGGAGGCGGCGCTCGCGCTCGGCGCGACCCGCTGGGAAATGGTCCGGATGGCGGTGCTTCCGTTCGGCCGCTCCGGCGTCACCAGCGCGATCATGCTTGGCCTGGGGCGCGCACTCGGCGAGACGATGGCCGTGGCGATGATCCTCTCCCCCGGCGCACTGATCGCATCACTCGTCCAGTCCGGCAACCAGACCATCGCGGCGGAGATCGCCCTTGACTTCCCAGAAGCGGCGGGGCTACGCCTCTCCACGTTGGTGGCTGCCGGTCTCGTGCTGTTCATCATCACCCTGCTGGTCAACATGGTCGCCCGAAGCATAGTGGCGCGCAGCGCCATCAAGGGAGGAAGGTAA
- the pstS gene encoding phosphate ABC transporter substrate-binding protein PstS produces MKLHRFGPAIAIATAGALLLSACGSDDPTGSGNAGAGSEGGAELSGTLQGIGSSAQKSAMDAWIAGFQGIASGATVQYSPDGSGAGREQFLAGAANFAGSDAALDDDELTAAKEVCGPEGAYEFPVYVSPIAVAYNLPGVDDLQLAPETIAGIFSGKITSWNDEKIAKDNPDAKLPDTKITPVHRSDESGTTENFTDYLAVAAKDAWGQEPAQEFPKDFGGEAAQGTTGVIQTVEGAEGAIGYADDSAVSDKLGTAKVKVGDEYVELSAEAASAVVDASPRVEGRGEHDLAIEVARDTTESGAYPIVLVSYHIVCSSYKDQETVDLVKEWEKYVVSEDGQKEAQASAGSAPISDDLRADIEKALEAITVAK; encoded by the coding sequence GTGAAACTTCATCGCTTCGGCCCAGCCATAGCAATCGCAACGGCTGGTGCACTTTTGCTCTCTGCATGCGGTAGCGACGATCCGACCGGCTCAGGCAATGCGGGCGCAGGCTCCGAGGGCGGCGCGGAGCTATCCGGCACACTGCAGGGCATCGGCTCCAGTGCGCAGAAGTCCGCTATGGACGCCTGGATTGCCGGCTTCCAGGGAATCGCATCCGGCGCAACCGTGCAGTACTCCCCCGATGGATCGGGTGCCGGTCGCGAACAGTTCCTGGCAGGAGCGGCGAACTTCGCCGGCTCGGACGCAGCATTGGACGACGACGAGCTGACGGCCGCAAAGGAAGTCTGCGGTCCCGAAGGCGCCTACGAGTTCCCGGTCTATGTCAGCCCGATCGCCGTGGCCTACAACCTGCCCGGCGTCGACGACCTGCAGCTGGCACCCGAAACCATCGCCGGAATCTTCTCCGGCAAGATCACCAGCTGGAACGACGAAAAGATCGCCAAGGACAACCCCGACGCCAAGCTGCCGGACACCAAGATCACCCCGGTTCACCGCAGCGACGAGTCGGGCACCACGGAAAACTTCACCGACTACCTGGCAGTCGCCGCGAAGGACGCCTGGGGTCAGGAACCCGCCCAGGAATTCCCGAAGGACTTCGGCGGTGAGGCCGCACAGGGAACCACCGGCGTCATCCAGACAGTCGAAGGCGCCGAAGGAGCCATCGGTTACGCCGACGACTCCGCGGTCAGCGACAAGCTGGGCACGGCCAAGGTCAAGGTCGGCGACGAGTACGTCGAGCTGTCCGCCGAGGCCGCATCCGCAGTAGTCGACGCGTCGCCACGGGTCGAGGGCCGGGGCGAGCACGACCTGGCGATCGAGGTGGCACGTGACACCACCGAGTCCGGCGCCTACCCGATCGTGCTGGTCTCGTACCACATCGTCTGCTCCAGCTATAAGGATCAGGAAACAGTCGACCTGGTCAAGGAATGGGAGAAGTATGTAGTCAGCGAGGACGGTCAGAAGGAGGCTCAGGCGTCGGCCGGGTCGGCCCCGATCTCCGATGACCTTCGCGCCGACATCGAAAAAGCACTCGAAGCCATCACGGTTGCCAAGTAA
- a CDS encoding NUDIX hydrolase → MSPTAVHDAAESAGIQADVLAAGAVCWRERDGELEVLLIHRPRYKDWSWPKGKVEKGETLPECAVREVEEETGYTVTLGRPLPEARYRIGRRLQKHVAYWAAEVTSTKKPAPHNLREIDKGRWVSPAEAYRMLTRYDDREQLEVVERAWDNGRLRVWPLIIVRHGKAYPRARWHETEHKRPLLALGSRQSMALTGLLAAWAPSRLISSPWKRCIATLTPYSAATSKPIRQKKEISEKASKLSPVKAHGLIAKLISRGRSVAVCTHRPVLPVLFQALADAAPKSLANELPSKDPYLSPGEILVAYIQPGEMSRIIAFERFRPIDS, encoded by the coding sequence GTGAGCCCGACCGCAGTACATGACGCCGCGGAATCCGCGGGCATTCAGGCGGATGTGCTTGCCGCAGGCGCGGTGTGCTGGCGTGAGCGGGACGGCGAACTTGAGGTGTTACTGATCCACCGTCCGCGCTACAAGGACTGGTCCTGGCCGAAGGGGAAGGTCGAGAAGGGCGAGACGCTGCCGGAGTGCGCCGTGCGCGAGGTCGAGGAAGAGACCGGGTACACCGTGACGCTGGGCCGGCCACTTCCCGAGGCAAGGTACCGGATCGGCAGACGGCTGCAGAAACATGTGGCCTATTGGGCAGCCGAGGTGACTTCAACGAAGAAACCGGCGCCGCACAATCTGCGGGAAATCGACAAGGGCCGCTGGGTGTCTCCGGCCGAGGCATACCGGATGCTGACAAGATACGACGACCGGGAGCAGCTCGAGGTTGTCGAGCGAGCGTGGGACAACGGCAGGCTCCGGGTCTGGCCACTCATCATCGTGCGCCATGGCAAGGCCTACCCGCGGGCCAGGTGGCATGAGACCGAACACAAGCGTCCACTGCTCGCGCTCGGCTCCCGGCAATCGATGGCGTTGACCGGGCTGCTCGCCGCCTGGGCACCTTCCCGGCTGATCTCGAGCCCGTGGAAGCGCTGCATCGCAACTCTCACTCCGTATTCCGCGGCGACTTCCAAGCCAATTCGGCAAAAGAAGGAGATCAGCGAAAAGGCGAGCAAGCTCAGCCCGGTGAAGGCGCACGGATTGATCGCCAAGCTGATCAGCCGGGGGCGGTCGGTCGCCGTATGCACTCACCGGCCGGTCTTGCCGGTGCTGTTTCAGGCGCTCGCGGATGCCGCGCCGAAATCACTCGCCAACGAACTGCCATCGAAGGACCCGTATCTTTCACCCGGCGAAATCCTGGTGGCATATATCCAGCCGGGCGAGATGTCGCGGATCATTGCCTTCGAACGGTTCCGGCCGATCGACTCCTGA
- a CDS encoding RNA degradosome polyphosphate kinase: MSTTSSRATSVDDIPAGQENEIDRADTVPEPDQDLSQADTGDDLPQDRFLDRELSWLAFNQRVLELAEDPDLPLLERANFLSIFTSNLDEFFMVRVAGLKRRIAAGLAVPTIAGDQPLDVLRRISERAHELTERHARVFAEDVRPEMETEGIFIVGWKDLTPEEQERLHVFFKHQVFPVLTPLAVDPAHPFPYISGLSLNLAIVLRNPKTQKELFARVKVPQLLPRFVNAANLNETLTATPENPARFVPLEDIISEHVNQLFPGMEVVQQHTFRVTRNEDLEVEEDDAENLLKALEKELLRRRFGPAVRLEVPPGINPAVLSLLVRELGVHQREVYELPAPLDLRGLSSLARISRGDLHYPKAVPRMNRYLSDAESSKQVDVFTAIRARDILLHHPYDSFSTSVQAFLEQAANDPKVLAIKQTLYRTSGDSPIVDALIDAAESGKQVLAIVEIKARFDEQANISWARKLEQAGVHVVYGIVGLKTHAKLCLVVRQESDGLRRYCHVGTGNYHPKTARLYEDFGLLTCNDQVGDDLSRLFNQLSGYAPSTSYRRLLVAPRDVRTGLIKCIKREIEHHQAGRDAKIRIKVNSIVDEKIIDALYRASMAGVPIELMVRGICSLRPGVPGLSENIKVRSVVGRYLEHSRAFTFKGGGDPTVYIGSADMMHRNLDRRVEALVRLTSPEHIQEIESLFDLAFSPDTGAWELEADGKWTRFHRDADGQSHTKFQEELIRQHAKRRARARR; this comes from the coding sequence ATGTCGACTACAAGCAGCCGCGCTACCTCGGTAGACGACATTCCCGCTGGCCAAGAGAACGAAATCGACCGGGCGGACACGGTGCCCGAGCCGGACCAGGACCTGTCCCAGGCCGATACCGGTGACGACCTGCCGCAGGACCGCTTCCTGGACCGCGAGCTCAGTTGGCTCGCGTTCAACCAGCGGGTACTCGAACTGGCCGAAGACCCGGATCTCCCGCTGCTGGAGCGGGCAAATTTCCTGTCCATCTTCACCTCGAACCTTGACGAGTTCTTCATGGTCCGGGTCGCCGGGCTGAAGCGCCGGATCGCGGCCGGACTCGCAGTACCGACCATCGCCGGCGATCAGCCGCTCGACGTGCTGCGCCGGATCAGCGAGCGCGCACACGAACTCACCGAACGGCATGCCAGGGTATTCGCCGAAGACGTCCGCCCGGAGATGGAAACCGAGGGCATCTTCATCGTCGGTTGGAAGGACCTCACGCCCGAAGAGCAGGAACGGCTGCACGTCTTCTTCAAACACCAGGTGTTCCCGGTCCTGACCCCGCTGGCCGTCGATCCGGCGCACCCATTCCCGTACATTTCCGGCCTCTCACTCAATCTCGCGATCGTGCTGCGCAATCCGAAGACGCAGAAGGAACTGTTCGCCCGGGTCAAGGTTCCGCAGCTGCTGCCGCGCTTCGTGAACGCCGCGAATCTCAATGAGACGCTCACCGCGACGCCTGAGAACCCGGCTCGGTTCGTACCGCTCGAGGACATCATCTCCGAGCACGTCAACCAGCTGTTTCCCGGCATGGAGGTCGTGCAGCAGCACACCTTCCGGGTGACAAGGAACGAAGACCTCGAGGTCGAGGAAGACGACGCCGAGAACCTGCTGAAGGCACTGGAAAAAGAGCTGCTGCGGCGGCGCTTCGGCCCAGCCGTACGGCTCGAGGTTCCGCCGGGCATCAACCCGGCGGTGCTCAGCCTGCTGGTCCGGGAACTCGGCGTGCACCAGCGCGAGGTATACGAGCTACCCGCGCCGCTAGACCTGCGCGGTTTGAGTAGCCTCGCCAGGATCTCGCGTGGCGACCTGCACTACCCGAAGGCCGTGCCGCGGATGAACCGCTACCTCAGCGACGCCGAGTCGTCGAAACAGGTCGACGTGTTCACCGCCATCCGTGCGCGGGACATCCTGCTGCATCACCCCTACGATTCCTTCTCGACGAGCGTGCAGGCATTCCTGGAGCAGGCGGCAAACGATCCCAAGGTGCTCGCCATCAAGCAGACGCTTTACCGCACCTCGGGTGATTCGCCGATCGTCGATGCGCTGATCGACGCCGCCGAAAGCGGTAAGCAGGTGCTGGCGATCGTCGAGATCAAGGCGCGGTTCGACGAGCAGGCCAACATCTCCTGGGCGCGCAAGCTCGAGCAGGCCGGCGTACACGTCGTCTACGGCATCGTCGGACTGAAAACGCATGCCAAGCTGTGCCTGGTGGTACGTCAGGAGTCGGATGGGCTACGGCGCTACTGTCACGTCGGGACCGGTAACTACCATCCGAAAACCGCGCGGCTCTATGAGGACTTCGGCCTCCTGACCTGCAACGACCAGGTCGGCGACGACCTTTCCCGGCTGTTCAACCAGCTCTCCGGCTACGCGCCGAGCACCTCCTACCGCCGGCTACTGGTCGCCCCAAGAGACGTGCGCACCGGTCTGATCAAGTGCATCAAGCGTGAGATCGAGCATCACCAGGCCGGGCGGGACGCGAAGATCCGGATCAAGGTGAATTCGATAGTCGACGAGAAGATCATCGACGCGCTGTACCGCGCTTCGATGGCCGGGGTGCCGATCGAGTTGATGGTCCGTGGCATCTGCTCGCTGCGGCCGGGCGTCCCCGGGCTCAGCGAGAACATCAAGGTACGTTCCGTGGTCGGGCGCTATCTTGAGCATTCGCGAGCCTTCACCTTCAAGGGCGGGGGCGATCCGACCGTCTACATCGGCTCGGCCGACATGATGCACCGCAACCTGGATCGACGGGTCGAAGCCCTCGTGCGACTGACCTCACCTGAGCACATCCAGGAGATCGAATCGCTCTTCGACCTCGCGTTCTCTCCGGACACCGGCGCCTGGGAGCTCGAGGCCGACGGGAAATGGACCAGATTCCACCGTGATGCCGACGGCCAGTCGCACACCAAGTTCCAGGAAGAGCTGATTCGCCAGCACGCGAAGCGCCGGGCGCGGGCCCGACGGTGA
- the mshD gene encoding mycothiol synthase, whose translation MVRDPKSPLRITQVSSRLGLGQPETVTRPGLDPGQREVFDAAATFDHVSALSDGLRQAVDAGTASVWNADDGTSTVAVAVAALQGERLAVELAVHPDARRHGVGRQLVATVLAELSDDEPWFWAHGDHPGAAQLAEEFGLARSRELLQLRVPAPAEGSGEGFGSAQLPDNVVLRTFVPGQDDTEWVRVNNAAFSWHPEQGHQTEADISAASREPDFDVRGFFLAVEQADPARILGFHQTKIHGQADGGLGEVYVLGVDPHVHSRGLGKALTVAGLNYLVSRGVATIQLYVEGDNAAAVGLYGSLGFQRYAIDVSYHRMSDTPGHQT comes from the coding sequence ATGGTTCGTGACCCGAAGTCTCCCTTGCGCATTACTCAGGTTTCCAGCAGGCTCGGCCTCGGCCAGCCGGAGACCGTAACCCGCCCTGGACTCGACCCCGGACAACGCGAAGTGTTCGACGCCGCAGCGACATTCGACCACGTCTCCGCACTGTCGGATGGCCTGCGCCAGGCCGTCGACGCCGGAACCGCAAGCGTCTGGAACGCTGATGACGGAACCAGCACTGTCGCTGTCGCGGTTGCGGCACTTCAGGGCGAACGGCTGGCCGTCGAGCTGGCAGTGCACCCGGATGCGCGGCGCCACGGCGTCGGGCGGCAACTTGTCGCCACCGTCCTGGCCGAGTTGAGCGACGACGAGCCGTGGTTCTGGGCGCACGGCGACCACCCCGGTGCGGCACAGCTCGCCGAGGAGTTCGGCCTCGCCCGCTCGCGGGAGCTGCTGCAATTGCGCGTGCCGGCTCCCGCCGAAGGATCCGGCGAGGGGTTCGGCAGCGCCCAACTACCCGACAATGTTGTGCTCCGCACCTTCGTGCCAGGCCAGGACGACACCGAATGGGTTCGTGTGAACAACGCAGCCTTCTCCTGGCACCCTGAGCAGGGCCACCAAACCGAGGCCGACATCTCGGCGGCGAGCCGTGAGCCGGACTTCGACGTGCGCGGTTTCTTCCTCGCGGTCGAGCAGGCCGACCCGGCAAGGATCCTCGGATTTCATCAGACCAAGATCCATGGGCAAGCGGATGGCGGACTCGGTGAAGTCTATGTTCTCGGCGTCGACCCGCACGTGCACTCCCGCGGTCTCGGCAAGGCACTGACCGTTGCCGGTCTCAACTACCTCGTCTCCCGTGGGGTGGCAACCATCCAGCTCTACGTGGAGGGAGACAACGCGGCCGCCGTAGGTCTGTACGGATCACTTGGCTTCCAGCGGTATGCCATCGACGTCAGCTACCACCGGATGTCGGACACGCCGGGTCATCAAACGTAA
- a CDS encoding response regulator transcription factor, with protein MLRVLHLSHSVESAELRQPSLPALELLTHDITYLPVDPAALLRAPDVDLILLDATVDLLAARSVSGLLRTVGTSAPLILVLTEGGLTAVRSDWGASDVILTTAGPAEIEARFRLAAGARPDGPETTRDEIRSGQLLISEASYTAKVGSRTLDLTYKEFELLKYLALNPGHVFTRAQLLQEVWGYDYYGGTRTVDVHVRRLRAKLGAELEQSIGTVRNVGYRFTPLRDRDELGHIAKDSVSIDDASGTVDADDPADLGDTDSVRG; from the coding sequence ATGCTAAGAGTTTTGCACCTAAGCCATTCTGTTGAATCGGCTGAACTGCGCCAGCCGTCCCTTCCTGCCCTGGAACTACTCACCCACGACATCACGTACCTCCCGGTTGACCCGGCTGCCCTGTTGCGCGCTCCGGACGTCGACCTGATCCTGCTCGACGCCACCGTGGATCTGCTGGCGGCACGTTCCGTCAGCGGGCTGCTCCGAACCGTTGGGACGTCCGCACCGCTCATCCTGGTACTCACCGAAGGTGGTCTCACCGCCGTGCGATCGGACTGGGGAGCGAGCGACGTCATCCTGACCACCGCCGGCCCGGCCGAAATCGAGGCCCGGTTCCGGCTCGCCGCCGGCGCGCGGCCGGATGGACCGGAGACCACGCGGGATGAGATCCGCAGCGGCCAGCTCTTGATCAGCGAGGCCAGCTACACCGCGAAGGTCGGTTCCCGCACGCTCGATCTCACCTACAAGGAATTCGAGCTGCTCAAGTACCTGGCGCTGAACCCGGGCCACGTCTTCACCCGGGCCCAGCTGCTGCAGGAGGTCTGGGGCTACGACTACTACGGAGGCACCCGCACGGTCGATGTGCACGTTCGCCGTTTGCGGGCAAAGCTTGGCGCCGAGCTGGAACAGAGCATCGGTACGGTTCGGAATGTCGGCTACCGTTTCACTCCGCTGCGCGATCGTGACGAGCTCGGTCATATCGCCAAGGACTCGGTGAGTATCGACGACGCCAGCGGCACCGTCGACGCCGATGATCCGGCCGACCTCGGGGACACGGACAGTGTGCGAGGGTAA